In Miscanthus floridulus cultivar M001 chromosome 5, ASM1932011v1, whole genome shotgun sequence, one genomic interval encodes:
- the LOC136454862 gene encoding large ribosomal subunit protein uL6m-like, producing MEAKFFRFLKLVGVGFKARSESQGRELFLKLGCSHEVQFTAPPAVRVFCFKPNIIYCTGIDKDRVHQFAGVVRSCKPPEVYKGKGVLYIDDVIKLKSGKKQKK from the coding sequence ATGGAAGCCAAGTTTTTCCGTTTTCTGAAGCTTGTCGGGGTCGGCTTCAAAGCGAGGTCAGAGAGCCAAGGCCGCGAGCTGTTCCTGAAACTGGGCTGCAGCCACGAGGTGCAGTTCACCGCTCCCCCAGCGGTCCGTGTCTTCTGCTTCAAACCCAACATAATCTACTGCACTGGCATCGACAAGGACAGGGTGCACCAGTTCGCCGGCGTTGTCCGAAGCTGCAAACCTCCAGAGGTGTACAAGGGGAAGGGGGTCCTGTACATTGACGATGTTATCAAGCTGAAGTCCGGGAAGAAGCAAAAGAAGTGA